The following proteins are co-located in the Hyalangium gracile genome:
- a CDS encoding LysR family transcriptional regulator — translation MRLTQLNGLLAFVTVAERRGFSSAARALGVSPSALSQAIRNLEARVGVPLFVRTTRSVSLTEAGERLLARGGPSLREALAAVEDASSGGDAVVGRLRLSVPRIAAPVVIEPVLPILRREYPQLSIEISVDDRSVDIVAEGFDAGIRLSEALERDMVAVRASPPFRFVVVGAPSYLEARGMPQVPKDLLTHECIGYRSLTTGTLYQWEFERRGREQQVAIRGSLVCNDASLMMRAAVAGLGLAYVNEQVVAGDVEAGRLRVVLGDYAPEVPGFFLYFPSRAQKLPKLRAFIDAVRSIPGTT, via the coding sequence ATGCGTCTCACCCAGCTCAATGGCCTCCTCGCGTTCGTGACCGTCGCGGAGCGACGCGGCTTCTCCTCGGCTGCTCGGGCGCTCGGTGTCTCGCCCTCGGCGCTGAGCCAGGCCATCCGGAACCTCGAGGCCCGTGTCGGGGTTCCGCTCTTCGTGCGCACGACGCGCAGCGTGAGCCTGACGGAAGCGGGGGAGCGCCTGCTCGCGCGTGGAGGGCCGAGCCTGAGAGAAGCGCTGGCCGCCGTGGAGGACGCTAGCAGTGGCGGTGACGCGGTGGTCGGACGCCTGCGCCTGTCAGTCCCTCGCATTGCCGCGCCCGTCGTCATCGAGCCGGTGCTTCCCATTCTGCGCCGCGAGTATCCGCAGCTCTCGATTGAGATCAGCGTGGACGACCGCTCCGTGGACATCGTGGCTGAGGGCTTCGACGCGGGCATCCGCCTGAGTGAAGCATTGGAGCGGGACATGGTGGCCGTCCGAGCCTCTCCTCCGTTTCGCTTCGTCGTCGTGGGGGCACCGTCCTACTTGGAGGCACGGGGGATGCCCCAGGTTCCCAAGGATCTACTTACGCACGAGTGCATCGGCTACCGTTCGCTGACGACCGGGACGCTCTACCAGTGGGAGTTCGAGCGGCGTGGCCGGGAGCAGCAGGTGGCCATTCGCGGCTCGCTCGTCTGCAACGATGCGAGCCTCATGATGCGCGCGGCGGTTGCCGGGCTGGGGCTTGCGTACGTGAACGAGCAGGTAGTCGCTGGGGACGTTGAGGCAGGCCGGCTGCGGGTGGTGCTCGGAGACTACGCACCCGAGGTGCCCGGCTTCTTCCTGTACTTCCCCAGCCGTGCGCAGAAGCTCCCCAAGCTCCGCGCGTTTATCGACGCGGTCCGCTCCATTCCTGGGACTACGTAG
- a CDS encoding putative metal-binding motif-containing protein, protein MNRLCFFGLLLILSACREYGPDEGAVRVSITYGSYTPACVRVSASDSKEHSTETHIPQSTFKNPDGAPVITVAVFRKAEWTRDLLIEVTSFKSFKGESCSGTELERHTLPVKVPKQGVKELHFDLLAQDDDGDKHILKTDKVAGTDCDDKDAKVHPGQPEVCTGTRDMDCDDAVACADSECLNNACDDKNLCTLEDRCQLAANSTVECVGTLKTCQPPNLVCYTNESVCNPATGECVHTQQLPDKTCDDEDACTSGDQCGLDASCKGTNSVTCNSPPNMTCYESTGTCDKMTAACSYTPKPATVSCDDGKACTQNDRCNGMGSCDGEPLPSCVPKDTCHRAERPGCPGDATCVNSVDVSKIYTQCTTADRSGVCRPDGVCSGFPYVPSNFDPDAIPVAERGMDFQITCGTPADPVIFDSGTLGGSAPAGCTFPPVPPVKVVGDYVVVPIRNFRIGAGNALKLRGTRPVILAVYGNATLSGALLADADMDVPGAGGNRASCGSQTGGPGGFSSGEGSGGGGGGFGNVGAVGGKNDSNLAGGTAGTALSSTLVPLVGGCAGGTGGAANNASNGGVGGAGGGAVQLSVGGTLRVEHWVSVSGGGGKGGRGFQTVAGGGGGGGSGGGLLLEAFHLELTNRARLTANGGSGAEGGDSINRGHTGSHGVDGSESSNAPAHCPDKGGRGAPGGDGSAEGVSAKMGGNSIDLAGGGGAGGGVGVIHVRGFESCDIHPSCNTTDNTGCDFSPKVTPDCP, encoded by the coding sequence ATGAACCGTCTTTGCTTCTTCGGGCTGCTGCTCATCCTTTCCGCATGCCGTGAGTATGGGCCGGACGAAGGTGCGGTGCGGGTCTCCATCACCTATGGCTCGTACACTCCCGCGTGCGTCCGTGTCTCCGCTTCGGACTCCAAGGAGCACTCAACGGAAACACATATTCCTCAGAGCACCTTCAAGAACCCGGATGGGGCGCCGGTCATCACCGTCGCGGTGTTCCGCAAGGCGGAGTGGACGCGAGATCTGCTCATAGAGGTAACATCATTCAAGTCCTTTAAGGGTGAAAGCTGCTCCGGCACCGAGTTGGAGCGACACACCTTGCCCGTCAAGGTCCCAAAGCAGGGTGTCAAGGAACTCCACTTCGATCTCCTGGCCCAGGACGATGATGGTGACAAGCACATCCTGAAGACCGACAAGGTGGCGGGGACGGACTGTGACGACAAAGACGCGAAAGTTCATCCAGGCCAGCCCGAGGTCTGCACAGGGACGCGAGACATGGACTGTGATGACGCCGTTGCGTGCGCGGACAGCGAGTGCCTGAACAATGCATGTGATGACAAGAACCTGTGCACGCTGGAAGACCGCTGCCAGCTGGCGGCGAACTCGACCGTCGAGTGCGTGGGGACCCTGAAGACGTGCCAGCCGCCCAACCTCGTCTGCTACACGAACGAGTCCGTGTGCAACCCCGCCACGGGCGAGTGCGTCCACACCCAGCAGTTGCCGGACAAGACGTGCGATGACGAAGATGCCTGCACGTCAGGCGACCAGTGCGGCCTGGATGCCTCGTGCAAGGGGACGAACTCAGTCACCTGCAACAGCCCGCCGAATATGACCTGCTACGAGAGCACCGGCACCTGCGACAAGATGACGGCCGCCTGCTCCTACACCCCCAAGCCCGCCACGGTGAGCTGCGACGACGGCAAAGCCTGCACGCAGAACGACCGCTGCAATGGCATGGGCTCCTGCGATGGCGAGCCCCTTCCCTCCTGTGTGCCGAAGGACACGTGCCACCGTGCCGAGAGGCCCGGTTGCCCGGGGGATGCCACCTGCGTCAACAGCGTGGATGTCTCGAAGATCTACACGCAGTGCACCACGGCGGACCGCAGTGGCGTGTGCCGTCCGGATGGCGTCTGCAGCGGCTTCCCCTACGTTCCCAGCAACTTCGATCCGGACGCCATCCCGGTCGCCGAGCGCGGCATGGACTTCCAGATCACCTGCGGTACTCCGGCCGACCCAGTCATCTTCGACTCGGGCACGCTGGGAGGCAGCGCACCGGCGGGGTGCACCTTCCCGCCGGTACCTCCCGTCAAGGTCGTCGGCGACTACGTGGTGGTGCCCATCCGCAACTTCCGCATCGGGGCGGGCAATGCCCTGAAGCTGCGGGGCACCCGGCCGGTCATCCTCGCGGTGTACGGCAACGCCACGCTCTCCGGAGCCCTACTGGCCGACGCGGACATGGACGTGCCGGGCGCGGGCGGCAACCGTGCCAGCTGCGGCTCTCAGACAGGCGGTCCCGGTGGTTTCTCCAGTGGAGAAGGAAGCGGTGGCGGTGGCGGTGGCTTTGGGAACGTAGGCGCCGTGGGCGGCAAGAACGACTCGAACCTGGCGGGCGGCACCGCTGGCACCGCATTGAGCAGCACGTTGGTGCCCTTGGTCGGCGGCTGCGCGGGAGGAACTGGAGGAGCGGCGAACAACGCCTCAAATGGAGGCGTGGGAGGAGCGGGCGGCGGGGCTGTGCAGCTCTCCGTGGGCGGCACGCTCCGGGTGGAGCACTGGGTCTCCGTCAGTGGAGGGGGTGGGAAAGGCGGACGAGGCTTCCAAACCGTGGCGGGAGGAGGAGGCGGCGGCGGCAGTGGAGGGGGCTTGCTACTGGAGGCGTTCCACCTGGAACTCACCAATCGGGCCCGACTCACTGCCAACGGCGGCAGCGGCGCTGAGGGTGGAGACTCCATCAACCGAGGGCATACCGGGAGCCATGGAGTCGATGGCTCCGAGTCATCGAATGCCCCCGCCCACTGCCCTGACAAGGGTGGGCGTGGCGCTCCGGGTGGGGACGGCAGCGCGGAGGGAGTGAGTGCAAAGATGGGGGGCAACAGTATCGACTTGGCGGGAGGCGGTGGCGCGGGTGGTGGAGTGGGCGTCATCCATGTGCGCGGCTTCGAGAGTTGCGACATTCATCCGAGTTGCAACACCACCGACAACACCGGCTGCGACTTCAGCCCCAAGGTAACTCCGGACTGCCCCTGA
- the mvaD gene encoding diphosphomevalonate decarboxylase → MKATALAHPNIALVKYWGKRDEALILPHQSSLSLTLAPMSVTTTVEFGATSSDHVEINGHTAKGSERERVLRVLEVVRAEKGGALGPARMVSRGDFPAAAGLASSAAGFAALAVAARAAAGLPEDAKAASMLARLGSGSACRSVQGGFCEWRRGEREDGTDSYAVQRFDAGHWPELRMVVAILNRDEKEVKSRDGMRHTVETSPYYPAWVKDAEAEVPRAVEVIQRKDLQALGDLSERNAWRMHATSLAAEPPLCYLHANTLGLIEHLREQRKKGMPVWFTLDAGPNPVLLTDAAHEVAAEALARACGAVDVVRCVPGGDAVLKSEHLF, encoded by the coding sequence ATGAAAGCGACGGCCCTGGCGCATCCCAACATCGCCCTGGTGAAGTACTGGGGGAAGCGGGACGAGGCGCTGATTCTTCCTCATCAATCGAGTCTGTCCCTGACGCTGGCGCCCATGTCCGTCACCACGACGGTGGAGTTCGGCGCGACGTCCTCGGACCACGTGGAGATCAACGGCCACACGGCGAAGGGCAGCGAGCGCGAGCGCGTGCTGCGGGTGCTGGAGGTGGTGCGGGCGGAGAAGGGCGGGGCGCTGGGGCCCGCGAGGATGGTGTCTCGCGGAGACTTCCCGGCGGCGGCGGGGCTGGCGAGCAGCGCGGCGGGCTTCGCGGCGCTGGCGGTGGCGGCCCGGGCGGCGGCGGGGCTGCCGGAGGATGCGAAGGCGGCGAGCATGCTGGCGCGGCTGGGCAGTGGCTCGGCCTGCCGCAGCGTGCAGGGCGGCTTCTGCGAGTGGCGGCGGGGCGAGCGGGAGGACGGGACGGACAGCTACGCGGTGCAGCGCTTCGATGCGGGGCACTGGCCGGAGCTGCGCATGGTGGTGGCGATCCTCAACCGCGACGAGAAGGAGGTGAAGTCGCGGGACGGGATGAGGCACACGGTGGAGACGAGCCCGTACTACCCGGCGTGGGTGAAGGACGCGGAGGCGGAGGTGCCTCGGGCGGTGGAGGTGATCCAGCGCAAGGATCTGCAGGCGCTGGGGGATTTGTCGGAGCGCAACGCGTGGAGGATGCACGCGACGTCGCTCGCGGCGGAGCCACCGCTCTGCTACCTGCACGCGAACACGCTGGGGCTGATAGAGCACCTGCGCGAGCAGCGGAAGAAGGGGATGCCGGTGTGGTTCACGCTGGACGCGGGGCCGAACCCGGTGCTGCTGACGGACGCGGCGCATGAGGTGGCGGCCGAGGCGCTGGCGCGGGCCTGTGGCGCGGTGGACGTGGTGCGGTGCGTGCCGGGCGGGGACGCGGTGCTGAAGAGCGAGCACCTCTTCTGA
- a CDS encoding aldo/keto reductase, with the protein MQYTRLGNSGLVVSRLAFGAMTFGSGDIPAIYKVGEENARAMVDRALAAGINFFDTADAYAGGESERMLGRILGERRKDVVIATKVGMRTGKDLLHTGLSRRHILASAEASLKRLGTDYIDLYIVHRFDPHTPLEETLEALDQLVRRGLVRYVGYSNWSAWQAAKAVGLQERHGWARFITAQMYYSLVGRDLEHEVLPFVQDAGIGTMIWSPLASGFLSGKYTRESLKDQNNRLSGFDFLPFDKEAGFRLIETMRPIADAHKASVAQVALAWLLAKPGVSTLLLGASKPHQLEDNLGALNVHLSTEELRQLDEQSPHAAYYPTWFTKVVSDQATDKALGTAPAA; encoded by the coding sequence ATGCAGTACACGCGACTTGGGAACTCGGGGCTCGTCGTCTCTCGGCTCGCTTTCGGCGCGATGACCTTCGGCTCGGGCGACATCCCGGCCATCTACAAGGTGGGCGAGGAGAACGCGCGAGCAATGGTGGACCGGGCGCTCGCGGCGGGCATCAACTTCTTCGACACGGCGGATGCCTACGCGGGCGGCGAGTCAGAGCGGATGCTCGGGCGCATCCTCGGCGAGCGCCGCAAGGACGTGGTCATCGCTACCAAGGTGGGAATGCGCACGGGCAAGGACTTGCTCCACACGGGCCTGTCGCGGCGCCACATCCTGGCCTCGGCCGAGGCGAGCCTGAAGCGGCTCGGAACGGACTACATCGATCTCTACATCGTCCACCGCTTCGATCCGCACACACCGCTGGAGGAGACGCTGGAGGCGCTCGACCAGCTCGTGAGGCGGGGCCTCGTACGCTACGTGGGCTACTCGAACTGGTCCGCGTGGCAGGCGGCGAAGGCGGTGGGGCTCCAGGAGCGACACGGCTGGGCACGCTTCATCACGGCCCAGATGTACTACTCGCTCGTGGGCCGGGACCTGGAGCACGAGGTACTGCCATTCGTGCAGGACGCGGGCATCGGGACGATGATCTGGAGCCCTCTCGCAAGTGGGTTCCTGAGCGGGAAGTACACCCGGGAGAGCCTCAAGGATCAGAACAACCGCCTCTCGGGTTTTGACTTCCTGCCCTTCGACAAGGAGGCGGGCTTCCGGCTCATCGAGACGATGCGGCCCATCGCCGACGCGCACAAGGCGTCCGTCGCGCAGGTGGCCCTGGCGTGGCTGCTGGCAAAGCCGGGCGTGAGCACCCTGCTCCTCGGCGCGAGCAAGCCTCACCAGCTCGAGGACAACCTGGGCGCGCTGAACGTGCACCTGAGCACCGAGGAGCTCCGCCAGCTCGACGAGCAGAGCCCTCACGCGGCCTACTACCCGACCTGGTTCACGAAGGTGGTGAGCGATCAAGCCACGGACAAGGCGCTCGGCACCGCTCCCGCCGCGTAG
- a CDS encoding mevalonate kinase family protein: protein MERALSAPGKLFVSGEYAVLWGGVSRVAAVAPRTAAFVRRRKDARVHVCLEEGTLKGSATPKGVRWEGEVPAGFAFVARTLDEALRAHGRQSVGFELAVAPSAVGPGGLKLGMGGSACATVLAADAARFILEDKFDTLKLALVAHSAGQGGKGSGGDVAASFAGGVLRYRRYEVAALLAASNMGGFRAALMEASPVDVWRLPPPKVALAYAFTGESASTRVLISQVEARLDEAARAEFVARSDALGHEIEAGLSGGDFRAFKDAVTAQQALLQELGPTETEAMRRILAIAASYGCAGKQSGAGGGDGCILFAPNAQTRDELMKGLEARGFHSMTLEVEQGLRGEGQADPRLRAWLDAHA from the coding sequence ATGGAACGGGCACTGTCCGCGCCAGGCAAGCTGTTCGTCTCCGGTGAGTACGCCGTGCTGTGGGGCGGGGTGTCGCGGGTGGCGGCGGTGGCTCCGCGGACGGCGGCCTTCGTGCGGAGGCGGAAGGATGCGCGGGTGCACGTGTGCCTGGAGGAGGGCACGCTGAAGGGGAGCGCCACGCCCAAGGGCGTGCGGTGGGAGGGGGAGGTGCCGGCGGGCTTCGCGTTCGTGGCTCGGACGCTGGATGAGGCGCTGCGGGCGCATGGGAGGCAGAGCGTGGGCTTCGAGCTGGCGGTGGCTCCGTCGGCGGTGGGGCCTGGAGGGCTCAAGCTGGGCATGGGCGGCAGCGCGTGCGCCACGGTGCTGGCGGCGGACGCGGCGCGGTTCATCCTGGAGGACAAGTTCGACACGCTGAAGCTGGCGCTGGTGGCGCACTCGGCGGGGCAGGGAGGGAAGGGGAGCGGCGGGGATGTGGCGGCGAGCTTCGCTGGAGGTGTGCTGCGCTACCGGCGGTATGAAGTGGCGGCGCTCCTGGCGGCATCGAACATGGGTGGCTTCCGGGCGGCGTTGATGGAGGCTTCGCCGGTGGATGTGTGGCGGCTGCCTCCGCCGAAGGTGGCGCTGGCGTACGCGTTCACGGGCGAGAGCGCTTCCACGCGGGTGCTCATCTCGCAGGTGGAGGCGCGGCTGGACGAGGCGGCCCGGGCTGAGTTCGTGGCTCGCTCGGATGCGCTGGGGCATGAGATTGAGGCGGGGCTCAGTGGCGGGGACTTCCGTGCGTTCAAGGACGCGGTGACCGCGCAGCAGGCGCTGTTGCAGGAGCTGGGGCCGACCGAGACGGAGGCGATGCGGCGGATTCTTGCGATTGCCGCGTCCTACGGATGCGCGGGGAAGCAGTCTGGCGCGGGAGGCGGAGATGGGTGCATCCTCTTCGCCCCGAATGCGCAGACGCGCGACGAGCTGATGAAGGGGCTGGAGGCGCGTGGCTTCCACTCGATGACGCTCGAGGTGGAGCAGGGGCTGCGCGGTGAGGGCCAGGCGGATCCACGGCTGCGCGCCTGGCTCGATGCCCACGCTTGA